One genomic region from Pseudobacteriovorax antillogorgiicola encodes:
- a CDS encoding TlpA family protein disulfide reductase, whose protein sequence is MFRLLLLLWATSAFSKTFHLPKDFQLTDFSQKTMSAKAFQDQGLLLHFWAPWCHSCSTVVWDLDPILDAHQNVRFVSINIDEDPKAAKAYIEKHKLYVKYKDSFYSRASDNLLKSLGVESVPTIVIVSKDGKVIHKSESHIDAPTSLAIRKALSNLKDQG, encoded by the coding sequence ATGTTTCGTTTGCTTTTACTGCTTTGGGCGACTTCTGCATTTTCAAAAACCTTTCACTTACCTAAGGATTTTCAGCTGACCGACTTTTCGCAAAAAACTATGTCAGCAAAGGCGTTTCAGGATCAAGGGCTTTTACTTCACTTTTGGGCTCCATGGTGTCATAGCTGTTCTACGGTAGTCTGGGATCTTGACCCTATTCTAGACGCACACCAAAATGTTCGCTTTGTATCTATCAATATTGATGAGGATCCGAAAGCTGCGAAGGCCTATATCGAAAAACACAAGCTCTATGTTAAATACAAAGACTCGTTTTATAGCCGCGCCAGCGACAATCTTCTGAAGAGCCTTGGTGTCGAGTCAGTGCCTACCATTGTTATTGTCAGTAAGGACGGAAAGGTGATTCACAAAAGTGAATCCCACATTGATGCTCCAACAAGTTTGGCCATTCGGAAGGCCTTATCAAACCTAAAAGATCAGGGATGA